In Vreelandella piezotolerans, one genomic interval encodes:
- a CDS encoding MbcA/ParS/Xre antitoxin family protein, with the protein MHKPNIIIELFNEKNIEQSIKLEMFNRIAYTSILAFQLWEQKEDALDWLSRPNQSLNGSIPLLLCETEIGMKEVHRVLNALEWAIPSNAFFMGLFCCDS; encoded by the coding sequence ATGCACAAACCAAATATAATCATAGAGCTTTTCAATGAAAAAAATATAGAACAAAGCATAAAGCTAGAAATGTTCAATAGAATAGCGTACACAAGCATTTTAGCGTTCCAATTATGGGAGCAAAAAGAAGATGCTCTTGACTGGCTTTCTCGACCTAACCAATCTTTGAATGGAAGCATTCCTTTATTGCTTTGTGAAACTGAGATAGGTATGAAAGAAGTTCATCGCGTACTAAATGCTTTAGAATGGGCAATCCCATCTAATGCATTTTTTATGGGGTTATTCTGTTGCGACAGCTAA
- a CDS encoding DUF2971 domain-containing protein, translating to MILYKYMSFGAARNVIDTLSLGFSCLEDLNDPFECTAFGFKDSDKSISAKTATDACRNRFSRKYGVLSLTRQPLNTLMWSHYGDSHRGVVLGFDCDSAGFSDPQSNLIPSQYGEMVYSATKPHNDLPVIGEHELMNLGGSLRFDSNAFNLMKRAFLYKSLEWAYEEEIRVVKDIENIPFGYHTGGGRYRDWNKVTVSGRPLYCFDVPENSLKEIYLGRHLYRNVTKGGSVTGEELKVVLQSWGRKDIKMMQCEPDVHSWNLVAKPSINKS from the coding sequence ATGATTTTATACAAGTACATGTCCTTCGGCGCCGCGCGAAATGTGATCGATACCCTATCACTAGGATTTTCATGCCTTGAAGATTTGAACGACCCTTTTGAATGTACAGCCTTTGGTTTTAAGGATAGCGATAAGTCTATAAGCGCGAAAACCGCCACGGATGCTTGTAGAAACCGTTTCTCGAGAAAATACGGTGTCTTATCGTTGACTCGTCAGCCTTTGAACACGCTTATGTGGTCGCATTATGGAGACTCTCACCGTGGGGTAGTTCTTGGGTTCGATTGTGATTCGGCCGGCTTTTCAGACCCGCAAAGCAATTTGATTCCAAGCCAGTATGGAGAGATGGTTTACTCAGCTACAAAGCCGCATAACGATCTACCCGTGATTGGCGAGCATGAGCTAATGAATCTTGGTGGTAGCCTTCGTTTTGACTCGAATGCCTTCAATCTAATGAAAAGAGCTTTTCTGTATAAGTCTCTCGAGTGGGCATACGAAGAAGAGATCCGTGTTGTAAAAGATATAGAAAATATCCCCTTCGGTTATCACACAGGTGGTGGTCGCTATCGTGACTGGAATAAGGTGACTGTGTCTGGACGACCTCTATACTGCTTTGATGTGCCGGAGAACTCGCTTAAAGAAATTTACTTGGGGCGACATTTATATAGAAATGTTACCAAAGGCGGATCTGTTACCGGTGAAGAGTTGAAAGTTGTGCTTCAGTCTTGGGGGAGAAAAGATATCAAGATGATGCAATGTGAACCCGATGTTCACTCGTGGAACCTCGTTGCAAAACCATCTATCAACAAAAGCTAA